A region of Methanomicrobium sp. W14 DNA encodes the following proteins:
- the surE gene encoding 5'/3'-nucleotidase SurE: MRPRILLTNDDGVTSEGLWAAYEALSEFADVTVVAPSSQQSAVGRSISIFEPIRATKIAINGNEAYSVGGKPTDSVIIGLYALKINPDLVVSGINIGENLSFESVMTSGTIGAALEAANHGFPSVAFSLQVEDQGDKFDDPKFSGLDFEDARKVTSEVCRKLLESGFPKKCDVINVNIPKKSSGVYEVTHLADRLFETGVEKRLDPRGRPYFWINGPIFDKADAGTDVCSISKGNISVTPITLDSTAYSGMDEVKNIFNI, from the coding sequence GTGAGACCCAGAATACTTCTGACAAACGATGACGGAGTTACTTCCGAAGGGCTATGGGCGGCATATGAGGCGCTTTCGGAGTTTGCGGACGTGACTGTTGTAGCGCCGTCATCGCAGCAGAGTGCAGTGGGGAGGTCTATATCCATATTCGAGCCGATAAGGGCAACAAAAATTGCAATCAACGGGAACGAGGCATATTCTGTCGGGGGAAAACCGACTGATTCCGTAATAATTGGTCTTTACGCGCTTAAAATAAATCCTGACCTTGTCGTATCCGGGATAAACATCGGCGAAAACCTCTCCTTTGAATCGGTGATGACCTCGGGGACAATCGGTGCGGCGCTTGAAGCAGCCAATCATGGTTTTCCTTCCGTAGCTTTTTCACTTCAGGTTGAAGACCAGGGCGATAAGTTTGACGATCCCAAATTTTCAGGGCTTGATTTTGAAGACGCCAGAAAAGTTACGTCTGAAGTATGCAGAAAACTGCTTGAATCCGGTTTTCCAAAAAAATGCGATGTAATAAACGTAAATATTCCCAAGAAATCGTCAGGTGTTTACGAGGTTACGCATCTTGCCGACAGGCTGTTTGAAACGGGTGTCGAAAAAAGGCTTGACCCTAGGGGAAGACCTTACTTCTGGATAAACGGGCCGATATTTGACAAGGCTGATGCGGGAACGGACGTCTGTTCTATCTCTAAGGGCAACATTTCCGTAACAC